DNA from Evansella sp. LMS18:
TCATGGGTTACGGTCCTGTGCCTGCAACGAAAAAAGCACTTGAGAATGCTGGTTTATCAGTGGAGGACATTGATTTAGTGGAAGCGAATGAAGCTTTCGCAGCCCAGTCATTAGCTGTTGTGAAGGATTTAGGATTCGACCCTGAGAAGGTGAACGTAAACGGAGGGGCGATAGCACTCGGCCACCCGGTAGGAGCTTCAGGTACGAGGATTCTTGTAACTCTCCTTCATGAAATGATCAAGCGTGAAGCGAAAACAGGCCTTGCGACACTTTGCATCGGCGGAGGCCAGGGTACCTCGCTGATTGTAGAAAGGGAATAGATTATTCCTGGGCGGGGGTGCGGACTTCCAGGACAGCCTTGGCAGATAAAATAAGGAGGAGTACAGGTGGCCCGTCCAGGTGAGGGCCGGTGTACTCCTCTTTTTATTTTGTAAAAAACGCCCCTTCACTTTCTTTTTCATCGTATGTCTGGAAATAGAAACCGTTCAGCTTGTTCCATTCTGCAAAATAAAGATTATCCAGCATATGGCCTTCTTTTTCAATCTCACTAAGCAGCCAGTCTTTCGTTTTTCCAATATGGTCAAGATTCCGGTAGTTAATATCTCTTTCTTCCACCAGTAAATAAGTTGGCTCGTTGTCCGGATAGTTAACGAGAATGTCTTCTTTTATGACCGGCTCTTTACCGGCATACCTCATTACACTCAGCATTCCGCTCGTTTCAAGGACGGCATGTTTTACTTCTTTGACCGAAAAAACACCCTGCTCCCGAAGCAAGGTCCGGAGCTGGCCCATTTCCAGTTTGCTTTTTTCAAGAGCTTTAACATTTACTTTTCCGTCATGGACGAGGACGGAATTGGCACCTTTTATAATCGTCCTGAACCGGTCGAATCTCTGGGCGGACGTTTCCACAATCCAGATGAAGCCTCCCCATACAAAGAAAGCAAACAGCATATGATGGAAGCGGATGTGAGGCTCATAGATTGCCTGCTGGACAATCCCGCCGAGCACGAGAATATAGACAAAATCAAGCGTCGTCACCTGGGACAACTGTTTTTTGCCAAGGAAACGGGTGATGACCACAACCCCAAGCAACCCGACGAACATACCTTTCAGGATAGATAAATATAACATGATATATCTCCTTTCCTGGCTGCTTGCCTAATATATTCCCCGCTTTAGTTTTTAAAAACAAAGATGGCTGGCCGGGCATTTTGGCGGTAAAAGAGGTTTACAAAAGGGAAGTTAGCCACGATTGTCCCGATCCAGTTTCCCAGTATATAGTGCCCCTTTGGGTAGCCGATGTTTGGTAAATATGGTGTCTGGTAAAAATAAGGAGAGGAATTATTGAGGTGAACGGCGGTTTTATTATTGAAAACAGCGATTCTATCCTCGAAGTGAAGCCTAATTCTCGAAATCCGTGTTCTGATTCTCGAAAACGATGGTCTATTTCTCGAAATCAGGTATCCAATTCTCGAAGTGAAGTTCAAATCTCGAAATCAGTGCTCCTATTCTCGAAACCAGGGGTCTAATTCTCGAAATAAGTCATTCAATTCTCGAAGTGATCCCAAATTATCAAACAGAGCTTAGAACCTCTGGCCAAGGTCCAGATTTTCCATGCAAATAAGGCTTGGTTATATGGTATATTTAACATGGAAAATAAACTTTTACCTAGAACAGGAGAAAACGATGGATTACCGGAAATATGTGCTTGCAGAGTCAGTAGGCTACCGGATTACTGCAACTGCCAGGCTGGTGATAAACCGGCTG
Protein-coding regions in this window:
- a CDS encoding DUF421 domain-containing protein, which encodes MLYLSILKGMFVGLLGVVVITRFLGKKQLSQVTTLDFVYILVLGGIVQQAIYEPHIRFHHMLFAFFVWGGFIWIVETSAQRFDRFRTIIKGANSVLVHDGKVNVKALEKSKLEMGQLRTLLREQGVFSVKEVKHAVLETSGMLSVMRYAGKEPVIKEDILVNYPDNEPTYLLVEERDINYRNLDHIGKTKDWLLSEIEKEGHMLDNLYFAEWNKLNGFYFQTYDEKESEGAFFTK